One Cucumis sativus cultivar 9930 chromosome 1, Cucumber_9930_V3, whole genome shotgun sequence DNA segment encodes these proteins:
- the LOC101218273 gene encoding pectin acetylesterase 10 isoform X1 — protein MSKLLLLLFLIPLTFTKWVHAFHLYNLSDSSLFDSYQTSFAATLNPLIVPLTLIHGADAKQAVCLDGTLPGYHLHRGYGSGANSWLVQLEGGGWCNNIRNCVYRKTTRRGSSRFMEKQIPFTGILSNRAEDNPDFFNWNRVKVRYCDGASFTGDSENKAAQLQFRGQRIWLAAMEALKAEGMRFAKQALLSGCSAGGLASILHCDEFRELFPRTTKVKCLSDAGLFLDVADISGGHFIRNLFGGVVGLQGAGRNLPSFCMSHLDPTSCFFPQNIIAGIRTPLFLVNAAYDSWQIQSSLAPPSLDPAGYWHDCRLNHAKCNQPQIQFLQGFRNQMLNAVSDFSKSSENGLFINSCFAHCQTERQDTWFGDNSPVIGNKPIALAVGDWYFDRAAVKAIDCPYPCDRTCHHLVFRSG, from the exons ATGTCCAAGCTTCTGctccttctttttctcataCCACTTACTTTTACCAAATGGGTTCATGCCTTTCACCTCTATAACCTCTCTGATTCTTCTCTCTTCGATTCTTACCAAACCTCCTTTGCTGCGACCCTTAATCCTCTCATCGTCCCTCTCACTCTCATTCATGGAGCTGATGCAAAACAAGCAg TCTGTTTGGATGGCACTTTGCCTGGATATCACTTGCATCGTGGATATGGGTCAGGAGCAAATAGCTGGCTTGTTCAATTGGAG GGAGGTGGATGGTGTAACAATATCAGGAATTGTGTCTATCGTAAAACAACCAGGCGTGGATCATCAAGATTTATGGAGAAGCAGATACCATTTACAGGAATTCTAAGTAACAGAGCTGAAGACAATCCTG atttttttaattggaaCAGAGTAAAGGTTCGTTACTGTGATGGTGCCTCTTTTACTGGGGATTCAGAAAACAAG GCTGCACAGTTGCAATTTAGAGGACAGCGGATTTGGTTGGCTGCTATGGAAGCATTGAAGGCCGAGGGAATGCGGTTTGCTAAACAG GCCTTGCTTTCTGGATGCTCCGCTGGAGGTTTGGCATCTATTTTACACTGTGATGAATTCAGAGAATTATTTCCAAGAACTACTAAAGTAAAATGTCTGAGTGATGCTGGGTTATTCCTTGATGT GGCTGATATATCTGGAGGGCACTTTATTAGAAACTTATTTGGAGGTGTGGTGGGCTTGCAG GGAGCAGGAAGAAATTTGCCATCCTTTTGTATGAGCCATCTTGATCCAACTTCG TGTTTCTTCCCACAAAATATAATTGCTGGAATCAGAACCCCACTGTTTCTTGTCAATGCAGCATACGATTCCTGGCAG ATACAATCCAGTTTAGCCCCACCTTCCCTGGATCCAGCTGGGTATTGGCATGATTGTAGGCTGAATCATGCGAAATGTAACCAACCCCagattcaatttcttcaag GATTCAGAAACCAAATGTTGAATGCTGTTAGCGATTTCTCAAAATCCTCTGAAAATGGgttatttattaattcatgTTTTGCTCACTGCCAAACTGAGAGACAGGACACATGGTTTGGCGACAATTCTCCTGTCATTGGAAACAAG CCAATTGCTCTGGCTGTTGGAGATTGGTACTTCGATCGAGCAGCAGTGAAAGCAATTGATTGTCCCTATCCCTGTGACAGGACGTGCCACCATCTGGTTTTTAGAAGCGGTTAG
- the LOC101218273 gene encoding pectin acetylesterase 10 isoform X2, whose protein sequence is MSTDFSKKSIYNVHRPIWIVLICLDGTLPGYHLHRGYGSGANSWLVQLEGGGWCNNIRNCVYRKTTRRGSSRFMEKQIPFTGILSNRAEDNPDFFNWNRVKVRYCDGASFTGDSENKAAQLQFRGQRIWLAAMEALKAEGMRFAKQALLSGCSAGGLASILHCDEFRELFPRTTKVKCLSDAGLFLDVADISGGHFIRNLFGGVVGLQGAGRNLPSFCMSHLDPTSCFFPQNIIAGIRTPLFLVNAAYDSWQIQSSLAPPSLDPAGYWHDCRLNHAKCNQPQIQFLQGFRNQMLNAVSDFSKSSENGLFINSCFAHCQTERQDTWFGDNSPVIGNKPIALAVGDWYFDRAAVKAIDCPYPCDRTCHHLVFRSG, encoded by the exons ATGAGCactgatttttctaaaaaatctatttacaATGTTCATAGACCGATATGGATAGTGCTAA TCTGTTTGGATGGCACTTTGCCTGGATATCACTTGCATCGTGGATATGGGTCAGGAGCAAATAGCTGGCTTGTTCAATTGGAG GGAGGTGGATGGTGTAACAATATCAGGAATTGTGTCTATCGTAAAACAACCAGGCGTGGATCATCAAGATTTATGGAGAAGCAGATACCATTTACAGGAATTCTAAGTAACAGAGCTGAAGACAATCCTG atttttttaattggaaCAGAGTAAAGGTTCGTTACTGTGATGGTGCCTCTTTTACTGGGGATTCAGAAAACAAG GCTGCACAGTTGCAATTTAGAGGACAGCGGATTTGGTTGGCTGCTATGGAAGCATTGAAGGCCGAGGGAATGCGGTTTGCTAAACAG GCCTTGCTTTCTGGATGCTCCGCTGGAGGTTTGGCATCTATTTTACACTGTGATGAATTCAGAGAATTATTTCCAAGAACTACTAAAGTAAAATGTCTGAGTGATGCTGGGTTATTCCTTGATGT GGCTGATATATCTGGAGGGCACTTTATTAGAAACTTATTTGGAGGTGTGGTGGGCTTGCAG GGAGCAGGAAGAAATTTGCCATCCTTTTGTATGAGCCATCTTGATCCAACTTCG TGTTTCTTCCCACAAAATATAATTGCTGGAATCAGAACCCCACTGTTTCTTGTCAATGCAGCATACGATTCCTGGCAG ATACAATCCAGTTTAGCCCCACCTTCCCTGGATCCAGCTGGGTATTGGCATGATTGTAGGCTGAATCATGCGAAATGTAACCAACCCCagattcaatttcttcaag GATTCAGAAACCAAATGTTGAATGCTGTTAGCGATTTCTCAAAATCCTCTGAAAATGGgttatttattaattcatgTTTTGCTCACTGCCAAACTGAGAGACAGGACACATGGTTTGGCGACAATTCTCCTGTCATTGGAAACAAG CCAATTGCTCTGGCTGTTGGAGATTGGTACTTCGATCGAGCAGCAGTGAAAGCAATTGATTGTCCCTATCCCTGTGACAGGACGTGCCACCATCTGGTTTTTAGAAGCGGTTAG
- the LOC101203786 gene encoding transcription factor MYB61 has protein sequence MGRHSCCYKQKLRKGLWSPDEDEKLLNYITKHGHGCWSSVPKLAGLQRCGKSCRLRWINYLRPDLKRGPFSQQEEDLIIELHSVLGNRWSQIAAQLPGRTDNEIKNLWNSCIKKKLRQKGIDPNTHKPVVSGGGGGGGGDVENESESKLPARSNDIDNTSDEANNNKNDTTPPLSIPIIINPHNSNSQIYSQTHEFFPFQTSTTNTSSDITSDYLTFHHLNYPPNPNPNPNPNPNSLCFTLPPPPIPIKTQVPNWESTTFNNNFFDAANFSWGLPDCATKAEKLNTTQLPEDMKWSEFVGNNPFILQNQEAQSQTQTDDSMYVESTAAETGFIVEGGGGGGGWQRQQPSSDAAVYNKHLHTLTVSFGNTL, from the exons ATGGGAAGGCACTCTTGTTGCTATAAACAGAAGCTAAGGAAAGGACTTTGGTCTCcagatgaagatgaaaagCTTCTCAATTATATCACTAAGCATGGCCATGGCTGTTGGAGTTCTGTCCCTAAACTCGCTG GCCTTCAACGTTGTGGAAAAAGCTGCCGCCTCAGATGGATTAATTACCTACGCCCTGATTTGAAAAGAGGCCCTTTCTCTCAACAGGAAGAAGATTTGATCATTGAACTTCATTCTGTCCTTGGTAACAG ATGGTCTCAAATTGCTGCTCAGCTACCTGGGAGAACAGACAATGAAATAAAGAACTTGTGGAATTCGTGTATTAAGAAGAAACTTAGACAAAAAGGAATTGATCCCAATACGCATAAGCCTGTGGTATCCggtggcggcggcggcggcggcggcgatGTTGAGAATGAGAGTGAGAGTAAACTCCCAGCCAGAAGCAATGATATTGATAATACCTCCGATGaagctaataataataaaaatgatacaACGCCTCCTCTCTCAATCCCAATCATTATCAATCCACATAACTCCAATTCTCAAATCTACTCACAAACTCATGAGTTTTTCCCTTTCCAAACTTCCACTACCAATACATCTTCTGATATTACCTCCGATTATCTCacttttcatcatctcaattATCCACCAAAcccaaatccaaatccaaatccaaatccaaattctCTCTGTTTCACTCTCCCTCCGCCGCCAATTCCCATAAAAACCCAAGTACCCAATTGGGAATCAACTACTTTCAACAACAATTTCTTCGACGCTGCTAACTTCTCTTGGGGGCTTCCCGATTGCGCTACTAAAGCAGAGAAATTGAATACAACCCAGTTACCGGAAGACATGAAATGGTCAGAATTTGTGGGGAATAATCCATTTATACTACAAAATCAAGAAGCTCAATCTCAAACTCAAACAGATGATTCAATGTATGTAGAGAGTACGGCAGCGGAAACAGGGTTTATAGTAGAGGGCGGTGGCGGTGGCGGTGGGTGGCAGAGGCAACAACCTTCCTCCGATGCTGCTGTATATAACAAACACCTCCATACTCTTACTGTTTCTTTTGGAAATACCCTTTAA